GTCCTGAAAGCACACTTTATCGTGCCATCTTCGCTTCGTTGTTCTTCTACCAATTCTAGCGGACGAAATAACGTGTGCTCGCTCAGTTTTTCACGAAATGCCTTGGGTAGGTCGGACATATCATCCCAGGCACGTGCTTTTTTCTTCCACAACCAATCCCAGAGTTGTTTGGCGCGGTAGGGCTTTTCGCCAAGGTCAGCGACTAAAGCGGTTAGTTGTTCCTTGGAAAGGCTGCGGATATCGATCGGTGTAGTGCTCACGGCGCAAAGGTCGGTGTTAATCCATTAAATGGGGTGGAATACGGGATGATCACACTACCAGCCCTTCAGCTACCCTTAGGTCCATTGGCGTGGTGATCTTCAGGTTAGCGTCATCGCCCTCCACTAAATGCACGGGTTCTCCTAAGCGCTCCACCAACGTGGCTTCATCCGTGAATGCTCGGTCGTAGGGTAGTTCGAACGCCTTACGCAGAAGGTCCGTACGAAAGCATTGAGGGGTTTGCACAATGCGGAACCCTGTTCTATCCATCGCTCTGGACCCCTCTGGCATGACCTCCCGTATTGACGAACTTATCGGTACGACTGGAATGGCTGACCCATTGGCCTTGGCACCATCGAAGCAACGACCGATCAGACCTACATCTACCAGTGGTCGTACGCCATCATGAACGGCAACCACACCGTTGTGAGTGACTTTGGTAAGTCCTTTCTGAACGGAATGGAATCGTTCTTCGCCACCGGCCACGATCTCATGTTCTGTAAAGAATTTATGACCAATGCAAAGGCTTTTCCAGATCGGGATCTGCGCTTCTGGTAAGACGACCACGATCTGCATGGTGACATTATAGGCCCGGAACGCGTCGATGGAATAACATAGCAGCGGCTTACCCTTGAGCAACAAGAACTGTTTCGGAATGGAGGCTCCCATGCGTTTGCCTAG
The nucleotide sequence above comes from Flavobacteriales bacterium. Encoded proteins:
- a CDS encoding 2-C-methyl-D-erythritol 4-phosphate cytidylyltransferase, with amino-acid sequence MERSAIIVAGGLGKRMGASIPKQFLLLKGKPLLCYSIDAFRAYNVTMQIVVVLPEAQIPIWKSLCIGHKFFTEHEIVAGGEERFHSVQKGLTKVTHNGVVAVHDGVRPLVDVGLIGRCFDGAKANGSAIPVVPISSSIREVMPEGSRAMDRTGFRIVQTPQCFRTDLLRKAFELPYDRAFTDEATLVERLGEPVHLVEGDDANLKITTPMDLRVAEGLVV